The following proteins come from a genomic window of Drosophila sulfurigaster albostrigata strain 15112-1811.04 chromosome X, ASM2355843v2, whole genome shotgun sequence:
- the LOC133848896 gene encoding uncharacterized protein LOC133848896: protein MLAKKQCAGVLRWRLEKDALAGALLAASAAAKMALSGAPLAAIAAAKMALSGAPLAADAVAKKTRTGAPLAAMCAKVALRALRWPLCGGKGGSVLLREARLRSKEPNQKAKKTTTTCESNNNKTNTPTRIFHSSYQVLTH from the exons ATGCTGGCCAAGAAACAATGCGCAGGGGTGCTGCGCTGGCGGCTCGAGAAAGATGCGCTCGCTGGTGCTTTGCTGGCCGCTAGTGCGGCAGCCAAGATGGCGCTCAgtggcgctccgctggccgctat TGCGGCAGCCAAGATGGCGCTCAgtggcgctccgctggccgctgaCGCGGTAGCCAAGAAGACGCGCActggcgctccgctggccgctatgtgcgcaaag gtggcgctaagggcgctccgctggccgctatgcggcGGCAAAGGTGGCTCAGTATTGCTGAGGGAGGCACGGTTGCGCTCAAAAGAGCCGAATCAAAAAGCCaagaaaacgacaacgacctgcgaaagcaacaataataagacCAATACGCCTACCAGAATCTTTCACAGTTCTTACCAAGTCTTGAcgcactaa